The Miscanthus floridulus cultivar M001 chromosome 6, ASM1932011v1, whole genome shotgun sequence genomic interval gacgtagggtgctcattacccgaaccagtataaaccttgtgtctctttgcatcaccatccgggattgggaacacgcagtacaaatttactagttggttgagggcccaccggtccaaaacaccgacagttagcgcgccaggtaggggcctctgcatgTCAGTTTCGTCGTCCCAACAGGTTCTGGATGGCAAACCCCATACGACCACTACGTCTCGGCACAGTGATctggttcaggagcctagagttcatgtctctaggatgtgagtacgatatggtacttctcacaccccgagccccaccgaccgatgatgacatcacgcacccacagcccaggcgcaggcagcgCCCGAGCGGCCGCTCTTGCCGCGCTCGCTAGGCATGACACGAGCAGGGCCACGCCGACACCATGTGAACTCAGGGCCACACGCCACGCCccgccggtatcccatgcccagctgtaggcacaaggtccctggttggggacctgtctagcctgagcctagacaagggaaaGATGCCGGTGGCATGCAGCAtcaccccgtcatcaagctctaccctgccacctcctgaggagctaGCTCCGACGAAGTAGAacctggcgatggcaccatctccgtacccctttgggttgagaaacgtCGCCACCTCCTATGCTCACGCCTACGCTTCCGCACATGCAGAGCCCTCGGGACGCCACCAATGTTTCGCCCTTGACCTCGACACCACGACTTCAACTCACTCCCATGCTGACCCCACATAAGAGaacgaggcgtgggccggagcggatttctcTAGACTtcatgaccctgaagccatgcgccgcttcttggccgcgagcgactactgcttcagctactccgactccgatgatgaaggcacttatgatcccgctcgtgagtgcttccacatcggactcgggatgccaagcatcagcgatgaggatgagggggtaggcaaccgtaCCCTGCTTCGCTagggaacgggcgatgccacGCCCTCACGCATTGTCCCGCCAGCAGCGTAgaatgagaaccttgccctcggacagctttgacgcccagacctagagcagctccgagagcttcaggccaaggtcaagcaagattgactccttctgcaatagctctgagacactctcgagcaggagcagcagggtcacggtgatggtggaggggcCAGGCAGTGGGCCTGCAACGTCCACCATCGCATCAACGATGATGAAGGGGGCGatcatcccccaatcttcaatcatgCTAGCCAGAACGTTGCGGCTGCGGTGATGCTAGTGCATgcgatgcctgagccctctaccacggaggggcgatgggttagcagtgagctccgggatctccttgagaccgccacggtgcagcaggctgagagttccgcctcccagtGGCATGGAGCCGCCTCGGACCTCCCCTCGGTGCTGGGTcgataggatagggaggcctcagttTGTCCTGAGCCCGCTCGAGCACCAACAATCAACGgggtccccttgctgcacgaTCGCCTCGACAACAGACGCGAGGCATGGGacgaccacgaggtggtcagcaggcgacgacaccACAACAATGAGGGGCCTACCcgtggctaccatccacaccaaGGCAGCCGCTATGACAGTGGGAAGGACCGTAGCCCCTCTCCTGAACCACCTAGCCCCCGAgtttttagcagggccatccacgGCGCTTAGTTTCTAGCCCGGTTtcgccaaccggccaacctcatgaaATACAGCGGTGAAACCAACCCTGAGCTTTGGctagccgattaccgcctggcttgtcagctaggcagcgtggatgatgacctgctcatcatccacaacctccccttgctaTTGTCAGACTCGGCATGAGCCTAGCttgaacaccttcctccctcacaaatccatgactggcgcgacttggttaggatcttcattGGGAATTTCCAAGGCAACTATGTGCGCCCTGGAAACTCTTGGGACCTTAAGATCTATCGCCAGAAACCGgatgagtctctctgagacttcatccggtgcttctccaaacaatgcaccgagttgcccaacgTCGATGACTCAAaaatcatccaggctttcctctctggcaccacctgccgagacttggtccgagagttgggCCAAAACGTGCCACGCtcggccgccgcgctcctcgacatcaccaccaactttgcctcgagcGAAGAGgaagttggagccatcttccccgacaacgacgccaaggggaagcggagggatgaggccactGAGGCCTTAGCTCCCTGCCtccctaggaaaaagaaaaagggttgccaggggaagcaggagatcCTCAAGGCTGATCTAGTCACAACCGtggagcgcaagaatccccgaggccctaggggccctgggctctttgacgacatgctaaagaagccctgcccttatcacCAGGGCCTAGTTAGACACGCCCTCGAGGATTACACCATGCTCCGGCATtattacgccaagctcgggctccccgatgatGACGCCAAGAAACGGGGCACCGGCGACTGGGACGACGACTAGGACaaagggttccccgaggtgcacaatgcctttatgatcttcggcggaccctcggcgtgccttacagcACGTCAACGAAAGAGGGAACGCTGAGAGGTCTTcttggttaaggtggccactcctcgatacctcgactggtctcgagaggtgatcacctttgattaggatgaccaccctgaccatgtcctGAATCCTGGGTAGTACCCACTCATTGTCGACctaatcatcggcaacacccgactcaccaaggtgttgatggacggaggcagcggcctcaacatcctctacgccaacaccctagagctcctggagaTTGACCGGTCGTGGCTCTGGGGTGAtgccgcacctttccacggcatcgtgccagggaaacgcacatgacccctcgggctcatcgaccttcccgtctgcttcggcaccccctccaactaccgcaaggaggtccttaccttcgaggtggttggattcaagggaacctaccatgccatcctggggcggccgtgttactccaagttcatggcggtccccaactacacctacctcaagctcaaaatgCCAGGTCCCAATGGTGTCATCAcggttgagtccacgtacgagcttGCATATGACTGCAACTtcaagtgcatcgagtacgctgaggctcttgtggaggctgagaccctcatcgtcgaccTTGACCGACTCGGCAGTCAGCTGCCTGAGCCCAAGCGTCGAGCTAGGACTTTCGAGCCCGTGGAGGCTGTCAAATTCATcccagtcgaccccgcctgccccaatGACTGGGCGCTAAGGATCAGCGCCACTctcaacatcaaataggaagccgtgcttgtCGACTTTCTCCATGTGAATGCCGatatattcgcatggagtccctcagacatgtcgggcataccgagggaggtcaccgagcacgccttggacatccaggccggctctagaccggtgaagcagtgcctatgctgattcgacgaggaaaaatgTAGGACCattggcgaggaggtgcagaagctcttggcggccggattcatcaaggaagtatcccatccagagtggttggctaaccccatgttagtcaagaagaaaaatgggaaatggaggatgtgtgtagactacaccggtttgaataaagcatgtccgaaAGTCCGCTTCCCATTACcttgaatcgatcaaatcgttgactccactgcgggatgcgagaccctgtctttccttgatgcatactccggttaccatcaaatcaagatgaaagagtctgaccagctcgcgacttcttttatcacaccattcggcatgtactgctatatgactatgccttttggcctcagaaacacaggggccacatatcagtggtgcatgacctaggtctttggcaagcacatcgggcgaactgtcgaggcctatgtggatgacattgtggtcaagtccagaaaggccagGGATCTCATCAAcgacctggagatagccttcaaatgcctcagagagaagggcatcaagctcaaccctgagaagtgtgtgttcggggtccctcgaggcatgctcttgggattcatagtctcggaacgcagcatcgaggccaacccggagaaggactcagccataaccagcatgggaccaatccgagacctcaagggagtgtagagggtcatgggatgccttgcagccctaagccgcttcatctcatgccttggcgaaaaaggcttgcctctgtaccacctcttgagaaaatccgaacgcttttcttggacccccgaggccaaagaagccctcgccaagctcaaggcactgctcaccaatcctcccgtcctggtaccactagccagggatgaggccctcttactctatgtcaccgcaacgacccaagtggtcagcgtggccgtggtagtggagaggcaggaagaagggcacgctctacccatccaacgacctatttacttcatcagtgaagcgctctccgagaccaaaacacgctacccccacatccagaagctggtctacgccgtagtcctAGCCCAGcgcaagctgcatcactacttcaAGTCCCACCTAGTAaccatggtgtcgtctttccccttaggagagataatccataaccgggaggcctcgggtaggatagccaagtgggccatcgagctcatgggggaagccttgacttttgcgcctcagagagcaattaagtctcaggtcttggctaactttgtggctgagtggaccaacacccaactgccacctgctcaaattcagacggagtgttggaccatgtacttcgacggatccctgatgaagaccgaggTAGGCGTGGATCTggtcttcatctcgcccctcagagtacatatgcactacatggtttggctccacttcgccacctccaacaacacagctgagtacgaagccctcgtcaacggcttgcaaatcgccatcgaacttggggtacggcaTCTTGACATTCGGGGCGACTCACAGCTCatcatcgatcaagtcatgaaggagtcaaactgcctcgaccccaaaatggaggcgtactgcaagtcggtatgtcacctagaagacaagttcgacggtcttgaactcaaccacatcgcgcggaaatacaacgaggccatgtatgaactagcaaagatggcgtcggcatgggctctggtccccccaaacatctttgtcagagacctccacaagccttccatcgactatgcctcggcaGCAGAAGAGGGTCCACCGGCCGAACCCACCATAGGGCTCGATGCCCCCTCCACCGCCGAGACTCCTTcaaccgagcccgaggtcatggaagtcgacagggagcctccccagaccgaccaggacatgtactggcgagtcccattccttgattggctcgctcgAGAAGAGCTTCCTactgacaggaccaaagcccggtGGCTTGCgtgacaagccaaaacttacgtcctctgcaatggtgAGTTATACCGATGAAGTCCATCTGGTGTCcaccaacgatgcatcactaccgaggctGCCtaggccctactttgggacttgcacgtgggggcttgcgggcaccatgcggcgcctcggacgctcgttagaaacgccttccgccaagggttctactggtcgACAGCGATTGCTAatgccaccaagttagtacgctcctgcgaaggatgccagtactacacgcggcagacgcacctcccagcccaggccctccaaaccatccccattacatggctgtttgccgtgtgggggctcgacatggttgggcttctgtagaaggcccccgggggctacacccatctattggtagcaatcgataagttctccaagtggatcgaggctcgcccaatcaatcaaattaaatccgagcaagcggtgctattcttcacggACATCATCCTTAGGTTTGAGGTTTCGAACatgatcatcaccgacaatgggacacagttcaccggccaaAAATTCTTGACATTCTACGACAACCACCACATTCATgtagcctggtcggccgtaggacacccaaggacaaacagccaagtagaacgt includes:
- the LOC136460366 gene encoding uncharacterized protein; amino-acid sequence: MAVPNYTYLKLKMPGPNGVITVESTYELAYDCNFKCIEYAEALVEAETLIVDLDRLGSQLPEPKRRARTFEPVEAVKFIPVDPACPNDWALRISATLNIK